Proteins found in one Methylobacterium sp. CB376 genomic segment:
- a CDS encoding class I SAM-dependent methyltransferase, protein MGFYERHVGPRLVRCACAMANVSAEREKIVPRAAGTVLEVGFGPGLNLPFYDPARVSRVIGVDPNEAFLKLGAARRRAAKIPVEIRTAPAESLPLEDACVDTAVITYTLCSVHDPMRSLSEVRRVLRPGGRALFLEHGLSRDPKVARWQSRLNPLWRAVAVGCNLIRPVAASFRAAGFALTELEEYYLPGTPKPLSYFSRGVAHAVQGGPASGGGP, encoded by the coding sequence ATGGGCTTCTACGAGCGGCATGTCGGTCCCCGCCTCGTGCGGTGTGCGTGCGCGATGGCCAATGTGAGTGCCGAGCGCGAGAAGATCGTGCCGCGTGCCGCCGGCACGGTGCTGGAGGTCGGGTTCGGCCCGGGCCTGAACCTTCCCTTCTACGACCCTGCGCGTGTCTCGCGCGTGATCGGCGTCGATCCGAACGAGGCGTTCCTGAAGCTCGGCGCGGCGCGGCGGCGGGCGGCCAAGATCCCGGTCGAGATCCGGACCGCGCCGGCGGAGAGCCTGCCGCTGGAGGACGCTTGCGTTGACACGGCCGTGATCACCTACACGCTCTGTTCCGTGCATGATCCGATGAGGAGCCTGTCGGAAGTGCGCCGCGTCCTCCGTCCCGGCGGCCGAGCCCTGTTCCTGGAGCACGGGCTGTCGCGCGACCCGAAGGTCGCCCGCTGGCAGTCCAGGCTGAACCCGCTCTGGCGAGCGGTGGCGGTCGGCTGCAATCTCATCCGGCCGGTGGCCGCCTCGTTCCGAGCGGCCGGCTTCGCGCTGACCGAACTGGAGGAGTACTACCTGCCGGGGACGCCCAAGCCGCTGAGCTATTTCAGCCGCGGCGTCGCTCACGCCGTCCAGGGCGGGCCCGCTTCCGGCGGGGGGCCGTGA
- a CDS encoding TRAP transporter large permease, translated as MSAAADMPGRADALPVPHSDWLSLADRVLRAAVEGPAALLVAAEVAILFAGIVARALGHPIIWSDELASILFLWLAMLGSVVAIQRGEHMRLTFVVGKLPPRAQAWCEALAVGTVFVFLVLLLRAASDYTEDQSFVETPALGWPGTVRALAVPVGFVAALLGCSLRLARHGIADLLGVGLVLAGLAGLLALGAPLLTDLGNWALVVFFIGLLGLGILAGVPIAFSFALATSAYLLTVTSTPLTIVVGRMDEGMSGLILLAIPLFVLLGQLVEATGMARVMVAFLASLLGHVRAGMSYVLLGAMLLVSGISGSKTADMAAVAPVLFPEMRRRGMKDGELLSLLAASGAMSETIPPSIVLIAIASVTGVSIAALFTAGILPALVLALVLAAVARYRAGREEDAVRVARAPASVVGRTLLAALPALLLPFLIRTAVVEGIATATEVSTIGIAYSLVLGLLVYRGGLRWRAVLPMLARTASLSGAILFIVGAASAMAWALTQSGFSHDLARAMAAVPGGQVGFLLISVVAFMVLGSLLEGIPAIVLFGPLLFPIAHQFGIHEVHYAMVVILAMGLGLFAPPFGLCYYAACIIGQVSPESGMRRIWIYLGALFLGLLVLTFVPWFSTGFL; from the coding sequence ATGAGCGCGGCGGCCGACATGCCGGGCCGCGCCGACGCGCTCCCCGTCCCCCATTCCGACTGGCTCTCCCTCGCCGACCGCGTCCTGCGCGCGGCCGTCGAGGGACCGGCCGCCCTCCTGGTGGCCGCCGAGGTGGCGATCCTGTTCGCCGGCATCGTCGCGCGGGCGCTCGGGCACCCGATCATCTGGAGCGACGAACTCGCCTCGATCCTGTTCCTCTGGCTCGCCATGCTGGGCAGCGTCGTGGCGATCCAGCGCGGCGAGCACATGCGGCTCACCTTCGTGGTCGGCAAGCTCCCGCCGCGGGCGCAGGCCTGGTGCGAGGCGCTGGCGGTCGGGACGGTCTTCGTCTTCCTGGTCCTCCTGCTCCGCGCCGCCTCCGACTACACGGAGGACCAGTCCTTCGTGGAGACGCCGGCCCTCGGCTGGCCCGGGACGGTGCGGGCGCTCGCGGTGCCGGTCGGCTTCGTGGCCGCGCTGCTCGGCTGCTCGCTGCGCCTCGCCCGCCACGGGATCGCCGACCTCCTCGGGGTCGGGCTCGTCCTCGCGGGGCTGGCCGGGCTCCTCGCCCTCGGCGCCCCGCTCCTGACGGATCTCGGCAACTGGGCCCTCGTGGTGTTCTTCATCGGGCTCCTCGGCCTCGGCATCCTGGCGGGCGTGCCGATCGCGTTCTCGTTCGCGCTCGCGACCTCGGCCTACCTGCTGACCGTCACCTCGACGCCGCTCACCATCGTGGTCGGGCGGATGGACGAGGGCATGAGCGGCCTGATCCTGCTCGCCATCCCGCTCTTCGTGCTGCTCGGGCAGCTCGTCGAGGCGACCGGGATGGCGCGGGTGATGGTGGCCTTCCTGGCCTCGCTGCTCGGCCACGTGCGGGCGGGCATGTCCTACGTGCTCCTCGGCGCGATGCTGCTCGTCTCCGGCATCTCCGGCTCGAAGACGGCCGACATGGCGGCGGTCGCCCCGGTGCTGTTTCCCGAGATGCGCCGGCGCGGCATGAAGGACGGCGAGCTGCTCTCGCTGCTCGCGGCCTCCGGCGCGATGAGCGAGACGATCCCGCCCTCGATCGTGCTCATCGCCATCGCCTCGGTCACCGGCGTGTCGATCGCCGCCCTGTTCACGGCCGGCATCCTGCCCGCCCTGGTCCTCGCCCTCGTGCTGGCGGCCGTCGCCCGCTACCGGGCGGGCCGGGAGGAGGACGCGGTCCGGGTGGCGCGCGCGCCCGCCTCGGTGGTGGGCCGCACCCTGCTGGCGGCGCTGCCGGCCCTCCTGCTGCCGTTCCTGATCCGCACCGCCGTGGTGGAGGGGATCGCGACGGCCACCGAGGTCTCGACCATCGGCATCGCCTACTCGCTGGTGCTCGGCCTCCTCGTCTACCGGGGCGGCCTGCGCTGGCGGGCGGTGCTGCCGATGCTGGCCCGCACGGCCTCGCTCTCGGGCGCGATCCTGTTCATCGTCGGGGCGGCGAGCGCGATGGCCTGGGCGCTCACGCAATCGGGCTTCTCGCACGACCTCGCCCGGGCGATGGCCGCGGTCCCCGGCGGGCAGGTCGGCTTCCTGCTGATCTCGGTCGTGGCCTTCATGGTGCTCGGAAGCCTGCTGGAGGGCATCCCGGCCATCGTGCTGTTCGGGCCGCTCCTCTTCCCGATCGCGCACCAGTTCGGGATCCACGAGGTGCACTACGCCATGGTGGTCATCCTCGCCATGGGCCTGGGGCTGTTCGCGCCGCCCTTCGGCCTCTGCTACTACGCGGCCTGCATCATCGGGCAGGTCTCGCCGGAATCCGGGATGCGCCGGATCTGGATCTATCTCGGGGCCCTGTTCCTCGGCCTGCTCGTGCTCACCTTCGTGCCCTGGTTCTCGACCGGGTTCCTCTGA
- a CDS encoding TRAP transporter substrate-binding protein, whose amino-acid sequence MTETDSKPKGGLSRRSLLTAAAAVPLVAIRTRPARAAEFTYKLATGQSLTQPINARLDQATQRIREASGGRLELKFFPASQLGSDTDLITQVRSGGIEFLNIAGSVISTVAAGAAITNVGFAFADYDQAWRGADGPIGQYVRTQIEKAGLLVAAKAADNSFRQITSASKPIRTPDDLKGYRIRVPVSPIFTSLFSALGASPTSINFNELYTALQTRLVDGQENGLVAIDAGKLYEVQKYVSETNHIWDPFWIVANRRAFGRLPEPLQEIVRRELDRAAQEQREDVARLNGTLKTQLVAKGLVFEAADKDAFRRSLTQAGFYRDWKEKFGPEAWKALESVTGALA is encoded by the coding sequence ATGACCGAGACGGATTCCAAGCCGAAGGGCGGCCTCTCGCGCCGCAGCCTGCTGACCGCGGCCGCCGCCGTCCCGCTGGTCGCGATCCGCACCCGGCCGGCGCGCGCGGCCGAGTTCACCTACAAGCTCGCGACCGGCCAATCCCTCACCCAGCCGATCAACGCCCGCCTCGACCAGGCGACGCAGCGGATCCGCGAGGCCTCCGGCGGGCGCCTGGAACTGAAGTTCTTCCCCGCGAGCCAGCTCGGCTCCGACACCGACCTGATCACGCAGGTGCGCTCGGGCGGGATCGAGTTCCTCAACATCGCCGGCTCGGTGATCTCGACCGTCGCGGCGGGGGCGGCGATCACCAACGTGGGCTTCGCCTTCGCGGATTACGACCAGGCGTGGCGCGGGGCGGACGGTCCGATCGGCCAGTACGTCCGCACCCAGATCGAGAAGGCCGGTCTCCTCGTCGCCGCCAAGGCCGCGGACAACAGCTTCCGGCAGATCACCTCGGCCTCGAAGCCGATCAGGACGCCCGACGACCTCAAGGGCTACCGCATCCGCGTGCCGGTCTCGCCGATCTTCACCTCGCTGTTCTCGGCGCTCGGGGCGAGCCCGACCTCGATCAACTTCAACGAGCTCTACACCGCGCTGCAGACCCGGCTCGTCGACGGTCAGGAGAACGGGCTGGTGGCGATCGACGCCGGCAAGCTCTACGAGGTCCAGAAATACGTCTCCGAGACCAACCACATCTGGGACCCGTTCTGGATCGTGGCGAACCGGCGGGCCTTCGGCCGGCTGCCGGAGCCGCTGCAGGAGATCGTGCGGCGCGAGCTCGACCGGGCCGCGCAGGAGCAGCGCGAGGACGTGGCGCGGCTGAACGGCACGCTCAAGACCCAGCTCGTCGCCAAGGGCCTGGTCTTCGAGGCCGCCGACAAGGACGCGTTCCGCCGCAGCCTCACCCAGGCCGGCTTCTACCGCGACTGGAAGGAGAAGTTCGGCCCCGAGGCCTGGAAGGCGCTCGAATCCGTGACGGGGGCGCTCGCATGA
- a CDS encoding LysR substrate-binding domain-containing protein — MPVPLRAITVFHAVARSGSITRAAEELGVTPSAVSQQIQTLEVGLGTALIGKAGRNVVLTEAGERYFEMIGGEIDRIMEATQRIQGFRSVTTLTVRATPSLSTKWLLPRLARFLDAHPDLELRLDGTNEPTAFQKESVDIEIRHGTGGWPGLYAEGLVEECFRPVCAPALAAPGSLAPGELHRHRLIHSVKSQMQWAHWFKLAGTAPAARWRRLLFDRTHMAIDAAAGGLGIALESDLMLWDDLRSGRLACPVRDPPRTALVTQWVTCPPDHLRLRKVQAFLDWIRRERDEWARARAETL, encoded by the coding sequence ATGCCGGTTCCGCTTCGCGCCATTACGGTCTTCCACGCGGTCGCCCGCTCCGGGAGCATCACCCGGGCGGCGGAGGAGCTCGGGGTGACGCCCTCCGCGGTGAGCCAGCAGATCCAGACCCTGGAGGTCGGCCTCGGCACGGCGCTGATCGGCAAGGCGGGCCGCAACGTCGTCCTGACCGAGGCGGGCGAGCGCTACTTCGAGATGATCGGCGGCGAGATCGACCGGATCATGGAGGCGACGCAGCGCATCCAGGGATTCCGGTCGGTCACCACCCTCACGGTGCGGGCGACGCCGAGCCTCTCGACGAAGTGGCTGCTGCCGCGGCTCGCCCGCTTCCTCGACGCGCATCCCGACCTCGAACTGCGCCTCGACGGGACCAACGAGCCGACCGCCTTCCAGAAGGAGAGCGTGGACATCGAGATCCGCCACGGCACCGGGGGCTGGCCCGGCCTCTACGCGGAGGGGCTGGTAGAGGAGTGCTTCCGGCCCGTCTGCGCGCCCGCCCTCGCCGCACCCGGCAGCCTCGCGCCCGGGGAGCTTCACCGGCACCGGCTCATCCACTCGGTGAAGTCGCAGATGCAGTGGGCGCACTGGTTCAAGCTCGCCGGCACCGCCCCGGCGGCGCGCTGGCGCCGGCTGCTCTTCGACCGCACCCACATGGCGATCGACGCCGCGGCGGGCGGGCTCGGCATCGCGCTCGAGAGCGACCTGATGCTGTGGGACGACCTGCGATCGGGGCGCCTCGCCTGCCCGGTGCGCGACCCGCCGCGCACCGCCCTGGTGACGCAGTGGGTCACCTGCCCGCCCGATCACCTGCGCCTGCGCAAGGTCCAGGCCTTCCTCGACTGGATCCGCCGGGAGCGGGACGAGTGGGCGCGGGCGCGGGCGGAGACTCTTTAG
- a CDS encoding NAD(P)H-dependent oxidoreductase produces MNLSTLLLARASAGRPVRVGLIGAGKFGSMVLAQAQRIAGLHVVGVADLNVGRARDSLARVGWPEERYAAPTLGDAVRSGRTCVLDDAAALSACDEIECIIEATGHPIAGIRHALQAIDAGKHVVMVNVEADVLCGPLLAERARRKGVVYSMAYGDQPAIICELVDWARSCGFELTSAGKGMNFEPRYRYSTPDTVWGFFGWSEEEVRKGDFNPKMYNSFTDGTKAAIEMAAVANGTGLDCPDDGLAFPPTGLHDLARVFRPVADGGRLPRSGLVDIAASQEPDGREVFNNIRYGVFVTFKATSEYTRACFRQYGLLTDPSGWYGSMWRPFHMIGLETSVSVLSAVLRQEPTGCSKEFRGDAVATAKRDLKAGEMLDGEGGYAVWANAIPAAKSLALGALPIGLAHNVALKRPVGKDQVVRFDDVELVNDLDVVALRRQMEDAARQAPPKAA; encoded by the coding sequence ATGAACCTGTCCACCCTGCTGCTCGCCCGCGCCTCGGCCGGCCGGCCGGTCCGCGTCGGCCTGATCGGCGCCGGCAAGTTCGGCTCGATGGTGCTGGCCCAGGCCCAGCGCATCGCCGGCCTGCACGTGGTCGGCGTCGCCGACCTCAATGTCGGCCGCGCCCGCGACTCCCTCGCCCGCGTCGGCTGGCCGGAGGAGCGCTACGCCGCCCCGACGCTCGGCGACGCGGTGCGCAGCGGCCGCACCTGCGTGCTCGACGACGCGGCGGCGCTCAGCGCCTGCGACGAGATCGAGTGCATCATCGAGGCGACCGGGCACCCGATCGCCGGCATCCGGCACGCGCTCCAGGCCATCGACGCGGGCAAGCACGTGGTCATGGTCAATGTCGAGGCGGACGTGCTCTGCGGGCCGCTGCTCGCCGAGCGGGCGCGCCGCAAGGGCGTCGTCTACAGCATGGCCTACGGCGACCAGCCCGCCATCATCTGCGAGCTGGTGGATTGGGCCCGCTCCTGCGGCTTCGAACTGACCTCGGCCGGCAAGGGCATGAATTTCGAGCCGCGCTACCGCTACTCCACGCCCGACACCGTCTGGGGCTTCTTCGGCTGGTCCGAGGAGGAGGTGCGCAAGGGCGACTTCAACCCCAAGATGTACAACTCGTTCACGGACGGCACCAAGGCGGCGATCGAGATGGCGGCCGTCGCCAACGGGACCGGACTCGATTGCCCGGACGACGGCCTCGCCTTCCCGCCGACCGGCCTGCACGACCTCGCCCGGGTCTTCCGCCCGGTGGCGGATGGCGGGCGCCTGCCCCGCAGCGGCCTCGTCGACATCGCGGCGAGCCAGGAGCCGGACGGGCGCGAGGTGTTCAACAACATCCGGTACGGCGTCTTCGTCACCTTCAAGGCGACGAGCGAGTACACGCGGGCCTGCTTCCGCCAGTACGGCCTCCTGACCGACCCGTCCGGCTGGTACGGCTCGATGTGGCGGCCCTTCCACATGATCGGGCTGGAGACGAGCGTGAGCGTGCTCTCGGCGGTGCTCCGCCAGGAGCCGACCGGCTGCTCGAAGGAGTTCCGCGGGGACGCGGTGGCGACCGCCAAGCGCGACCTCAAGGCGGGCGAGATGCTCGACGGCGAGGGCGGCTACGCCGTGTGGGCGAACGCCATCCCGGCCGCGAAGAGCCTCGCCCTCGGCGCCCTGCCGATCGGGCTCGCCCACAACGTCGCCCTCAAGCGCCCGGTCGGCAAGGACCAGGTGGTGCGCTTCGACGACGTCGAGCTCGTGAACGACCTCGACGTGGTGGCGCTGCGGCGGCAGATGGAGGACGCCGCCCGGCAGGCTCCCCCGAAGGCCGCCTGA
- a CDS encoding putative quinol monooxygenase has translation MTESPPRPFVVIAEFKVRPGCLDAFLDLAREDARASVAREPGCRSFDVAVGESDPQTVLFYEVYDDRAAFAAHLETPHLARFRAGFPALVAEERPVRFLALACAGAQVSR, from the coding sequence ATGACCGAGTCCCCTCCCCGCCCCTTCGTGGTGATCGCCGAGTTCAAGGTCAGGCCAGGCTGCCTGGACGCGTTCCTGGACCTCGCCCGCGAGGATGCCCGCGCCTCGGTCGCGCGCGAGCCCGGCTGCCGCAGCTTCGACGTCGCGGTCGGCGAGAGCGACCCGCAGACCGTGCTGTTCTACGAGGTCTACGACGACCGCGCCGCCTTCGCCGCGCATCTCGAGACCCCGCACCTCGCGCGGTTCCGGGCCGGGTTCCCGGCCCTCGTGGCGGAGGAGCGCCCGGTGCGGTTCCTCGCCCTGGCCTGCGCCGGCGCGCAGGTGTCCCGATGA
- a CDS encoding NAD(P)-dependent oxidoreductase: MTSAATIGFLGTGLMGAPMARRLCAAGHAVRVWNRTPDKAAALVAEGARVAQDPRDAAREADAVICMVSSGPVSDEVLLGPEGALAAMRPGSVLAVMSSIPVETARRQAGIAAAAGLLYVDAPVSGGEAGAVAGTLAIMAGGSPDAFARIRPILAAMGRPTHVGPAGSGQLAKLANQAIVASTIVTVAEAITFVERGGADPAKVREALLGGFADSTILKQHALRMIERTFAPGGPAKYQLKDTGTALAHAASLGLDLPVLSLVDRLFAGLVAHGDGDLDHSAVIREIRRRNGLSDQA; encoded by the coding sequence ATGACGTCCGCCGCCACGATCGGCTTCCTCGGCACCGGCCTGATGGGCGCGCCCATGGCGCGCCGCCTCTGCGCGGCCGGCCACGCGGTGCGGGTCTGGAACCGCACCCCCGACAAGGCCGCCGCGCTCGTCGCGGAGGGCGCGCGGGTCGCGCAGGATCCGCGGGACGCCGCGCGCGAGGCCGACGCGGTGATCTGCATGGTGAGTTCCGGCCCGGTCAGCGACGAGGTCCTGCTCGGGCCGGAGGGCGCGCTCGCGGCGATGCGGCCGGGCAGCGTGCTCGCCGTGATGAGCTCGATCCCGGTCGAGACGGCCCGCCGGCAGGCCGGGATCGCCGCCGCGGCCGGCCTCCTCTACGTCGACGCCCCGGTCTCGGGCGGCGAGGCCGGCGCGGTCGCCGGGACGCTCGCCATCATGGCCGGCGGCAGCCCGGACGCCTTCGCCCGGATCCGCCCGATCCTCGCCGCGATGGGGCGGCCGACCCATGTCGGGCCGGCCGGCAGCGGGCAATTGGCCAAGCTCGCCAACCAGGCGATCGTCGCCTCGACGATCGTGACCGTGGCCGAGGCGATCACCTTCGTGGAGCGCGGCGGGGCCGATCCGGCCAAGGTGCGCGAGGCCCTGCTCGGGGGCTTCGCCGACTCGACCATCCTGAAGCAGCACGCGCTGCGGATGATCGAGCGGACCTTCGCGCCCGGAGGCCCGGCCAAGTACCAGCTCAAGGACACGGGCACGGCCCTCGCGCACGCCGCCTCCCTGGGCCTGGATCTGCCGGTGCTGTCGCTGGTGGACCGCCTGTTCGCGGGGCTCGTCGCGCACGGGGATGGCGATCTCGACCACAGCGCGGTGATCCGCGAGATCCGGCGCCGGAACGGCCTGTCGGATCAGGCCTGA
- a CDS encoding DUF1476 domain-containing protein has protein sequence MTRLFEEREKAAELLFVRAEEARFLSYCQAVRSLAVYVMEKIGLDRYSAGPYAHELLSCLVYGLDKSALIERVAADLEANGVAVDRDDLRRELERSATQAIYAEEAPARRGNAALH, from the coding sequence ATGACGAGGTTGTTTGAGGAACGCGAGAAGGCGGCCGAACTGTTGTTCGTTCGAGCCGAGGAGGCTCGGTTCCTGTCGTACTGTCAGGCTGTTAGATCGCTCGCGGTCTATGTAATGGAGAAGATCGGCCTCGATCGCTATAGCGCCGGCCCCTACGCTCACGAGCTGCTGAGCTGCTTGGTCTATGGGTTGGACAAGTCGGCGCTGATCGAGCGCGTCGCGGCTGACCTGGAAGCGAATGGAGTCGCGGTCGATCGCGACGATCTGCGCCGCGAGCTGGAGCGCTCCGCCACGCAGGCGATCTATGCCGAGGAGGCCCCGGCCCGGAGAGGGAACGCGGCGCTCCACTGA
- a CDS encoding SOS response-associated peptidase has translation MCNLYSLTRSPDEIRRIFGVSRDETGNLPALPAIFPDQMAPVVRAVDGARVLTMMRWGFPPPPKAGSQPVTNLRNPASPYWRPWLKPAQRCLVPVSSFSEYADTKPRKTPVWFALSEARPLFAFAGIWRPWTGPRGPRREEPAEEEHRLYAFLTTEANGVVGPVHPKAMPVLLTDEAAWRTWLEAPAEEALRLQRPLPDEAMREVARGERQDGA, from the coding sequence ATGTGCAATCTCTATAGCCTGACCCGCTCGCCCGACGAGATCCGCCGCATCTTCGGGGTGAGCCGCGACGAGACCGGCAACCTGCCGGCGCTGCCCGCGATCTTCCCCGACCAGATGGCGCCCGTGGTGCGCGCGGTGGACGGCGCGCGCGTCCTCACGATGATGCGCTGGGGCTTCCCGCCGCCGCCCAAGGCCGGCTCCCAGCCGGTCACCAACCTGCGCAACCCGGCCTCGCCCTACTGGCGCCCCTGGCTGAAGCCCGCCCAGCGCTGCCTCGTGCCGGTCTCCTCCTTCAGCGAGTACGCCGATACCAAGCCGCGCAAGACCCCGGTCTGGTTCGCCCTGTCCGAGGCGCGGCCGCTCTTCGCCTTCGCGGGGATCTGGCGGCCCTGGACGGGCCCGCGCGGGCCCCGGCGCGAGGAGCCGGCCGAGGAGGAGCACCGGCTCTACGCCTTCCTCACCACCGAGGCCAACGGCGTGGTCGGCCCGGTGCATCCGAAGGCGATGCCGGTCCTGCTCACCGACGAGGCCGCGTGGCGCACCTGGCTCGAAGCGCCCGCCGAGGAGGCGCTGCGCCTGCAGCGCCCCCTGCCGGACGAGGCGATGCGGGAGGTCGCGCGCGGGGAGCGGCAGGACGGCGCCTGA
- a CDS encoding OmpW/AlkL family protein has translation MSKRILAAVAAVLAATTAQAADLPSTAAPPPVPDLALWSPWMLRLRALAVVPDPGARLSARGAPIVGAGVAVTDSVIPELDISYFFTKNIATELILGVTRHGVRGTGALAGTRIGSTWILPPTLTLQYHFTDFGPFKPYIGAGVNYSVFFGEQERLGFTSFKLSNSVAPAVQFGFDYMLDAHWGINVDVKKVFLDTHVKLSPGLIRGRVDLDPWIVGAGVTYRF, from the coding sequence ATGTCCAAGCGGATCCTCGCCGCCGTAGCGGCCGTCCTCGCCGCGACCACGGCCCAGGCGGCGGACCTTCCCTCCACGGCCGCCCCGCCCCCCGTTCCCGACCTCGCGCTCTGGTCGCCCTGGATGCTGCGCCTGCGGGCCCTGGCGGTGGTGCCGGATCCGGGCGCGCGCCTCTCGGCGCGCGGCGCGCCGATCGTGGGCGCCGGCGTCGCGGTCACGGATTCGGTGATCCCCGAACTCGACATCTCCTACTTCTTCACCAAGAACATCGCCACCGAGCTGATCCTGGGCGTGACCCGTCACGGCGTCCGCGGCACCGGCGCCCTCGCCGGGACGCGCATCGGCAGCACCTGGATCCTGCCGCCGACCCTCACGCTGCAGTACCACTTCACCGATTTCGGGCCGTTCAAGCCCTATATCGGCGCCGGTGTGAACTACTCGGTGTTCTTCGGCGAGCAGGAGCGCCTCGGCTTCACCAGCTTCAAGCTCTCGAACAGCGTGGCGCCCGCCGTCCAGTTCGGCTTCGACTACATGCTGGACGCGCATTGGGGCATCAACGTCGACGTGAAGAAGGTGTTTCTCGACACCCACGTCAAGCTGAGCCCGGGCCTGATCCGCGGCCGGGTGGACCTCGACCCGTGGATCGTGGGCGCCGGCGTGACCTATCGGTTCTGA
- a CDS encoding IS30-like element ISMtsp4 family transposase: MAGRRRSDRALREKLRSPGRPGVGLRETRRGFWAFLAQGLSSEVAAMKLGISPPVGSRWFRTAGGMAPSHLSPSSKSPSARYLSLAEREEIAILQAQGHGVRDVARRLGRAASTISRELRRNAATRSGGLDYRATTAQWHAERAARRPKPAKLAGNAALRTYVQERLAGTVATPGGSALPGPSVAWKGRRHGRRQSRRWGRSWSPQQIAERLRLDFPGDTTMRISHEAIYQALYIQGRGALKRELTACLRTGRALRVPRARSLGRGRSFVTPEVLISERPPEVEDRAVPGHWEGDLILGLKSSAIGTLVERTTRFTMLLHLPPMDGHGVTPRAKNGPALAGHGAQAVREAIAGTIARLPEQLRRSLTWDQGTEMAEHARLRIDAGLQVYFCDPRSPWQRGTNENTNGLLRQYFPKGTDLSAHSANDLAAVAAALNSRPRKTLNWKTPAEALDAVLAAVQDGVATTA, translated from the coding sequence ATGGCAGGTCGGCGGCGTTCGGATCGGGCACTTCGCGAGAAGCTGCGGTCACCGGGTCGTCCCGGGGTCGGTCTGCGCGAGACGCGGCGGGGGTTCTGGGCGTTCCTCGCGCAGGGTCTCTCCAGCGAGGTCGCAGCGATGAAGCTCGGGATCTCGCCACCGGTCGGCTCGCGGTGGTTCCGGACAGCAGGCGGAATGGCACCTTCCCACCTGTCACCATCATCCAAGTCGCCTTCTGCGCGCTACCTGTCGTTGGCTGAGCGGGAGGAGATCGCGATCCTACAAGCGCAAGGTCACGGGGTCCGGGACGTCGCTCGGCGTCTGGGACGGGCGGCGTCGACCATCTCGCGGGAATTGCGCCGCAATGCGGCGACCCGCAGTGGCGGCCTGGACTATCGCGCCACGACCGCGCAGTGGCACGCTGAACGCGCGGCACGCCGGCCCAAGCCAGCAAAACTGGCGGGGAACGCAGCGCTGCGGACGTACGTGCAGGAGCGGCTCGCCGGAACTGTCGCGACACCGGGCGGGAGCGCTCTGCCTGGCCCTAGCGTTGCCTGGAAGGGACGGCGGCACGGGCGACGCCAGAGCCGGCGATGGGGTCGATCCTGGAGTCCGCAGCAGATCGCCGAGCGCCTACGGCTCGACTTTCCGGGCGATACGACGATGCGCATCAGTCACGAGGCGATCTATCAGGCGCTCTACATCCAGGGCCGGGGCGCGCTGAAGCGTGAGCTGACCGCGTGTCTTCGCACAGGACGGGCTTTGCGTGTGCCGCGGGCCCGCAGCCTGGGCCGAGGCAGGTCGTTCGTCACCCCCGAGGTGCTCATCAGCGAGCGTCCGCCCGAGGTGGAGGACCGCGCGGTGCCGGGGCACTGGGAAGGAGATCTGATCCTGGGTCTGAAGAGTTCGGCGATCGGGACCCTGGTCGAGCGCACGACGCGCTTTACGATGCTGCTGCATCTTCCGCCGATGGACGGCCATGGGGTGACACCGCGTGCGAAGAACGGCCCGGCGCTGGCGGGGCACGGGGCCCAGGCGGTGCGCGAGGCGATCGCCGGCACGATCGCGCGCTTGCCCGAGCAGCTGCGGCGCTCGTTGACCTGGGACCAGGGTACCGAGATGGCCGAGCACGCGCGCTTGCGGATCGACGCGGGTCTGCAGGTCTACTTCTGCGATCCACGCTCACCCTGGCAGCGGGGGACGAACGAGAATACGAACGGGTTACTGCGACAGTACTTCCCGAAAGGAACGGATCTGAGCGCCCACAGCGCGAACGATCTTGCTGCTGTGGCCGCAGCCCTCAACAGCAGACCGCGCAAGACGCTGAACTGGAAGACGCCGGCAGAGGCGCTCGACGCTGTGCTGGCTGCCGTGCAAGATGGTGTTGCGACGACCGCTTGA